Proteins encoded together in one Oreochromis aureus strain Israel breed Guangdong linkage group 23, ZZ_aureus, whole genome shotgun sequence window:
- the LOC116320909 gene encoding E3 ubiquitin-protein ligase TRIM39-like, with translation MSAASCLLSEDQFLCSICLDVFTDPVSTPCGHNFCKNCISQHWDISERCQCPVCKKVFQTRPELHTNTFISDMVSQFRRKVSSSGSEQQAAKTGEVPCDICTGTKLKALKSCLVCLASYCQTHLEPHLTASRLKRHQLMDPEENLEGRICVKHDQPLELFCKTDQTCVCMLCSVIDHKTHAFVPLREEYEGKKAELGKTETEIQRMITKRRMKIWNIKESVKKSKDAAGREKAKGVQVFTALRKTLRRYLKKFIKEIEEKQETTEKQAEGFIKDLEQEISELSKRSSEVEQLSHSKDHLHLLQSFSSLKAAPTTKDWTEVSIHPPSYEGTVVRAVGRLKETLSKDMKKLFEAELKRVQQYAVDVTLDPDTAHPYLILSDDGKQVHCGEEENDRPDNPERFSAERLVLGKQSFSSGRFYFEVQVKEKPDWVLGVARESVNRKEVITPSPANGLWTVGVYENICGALEDPTVPLSLQRGSEKVGVFVDYEEGLVSFYDVDDVDVIYSFTGWCFTEKLYPLFCPKVNVDNDDENSCGKKFKPLIICPVNQSV, from the coding sequence ATGTCTGCTGCCAGCTGTCTTCTATCTGAAGATCAGTTTCTGTGCTCCATCTGTCTGGATGTCTTCACTGATCCAGTCTCCACACCATGTGGACACAActtctgcaaaaactgcatCAGTCAACACTGGGATATCAGTGAGAGGTGTCAGTGTCCTGTGTGTAAAAAGGTCTTTCAGACCAGACCTGAGCTGCACACCAACACTTTCATCTCTGACATGGTTTCTCAATTCAGACGGAAAGTCAGCAGCAGCGGCTCAGAGCAACAAGCTGCCAAAACAGGAGAAGTTCCCTGTGACATCTGCACTGGAACCAAACTGAAGGCCCTGAAATCCTGCCTGGTGTGTCTGGCCTCCTACTGTCAGACTCACCTGGAGCCTCACCTGACAGCTTCACGTCTGAAAAGACATCAGCTGATGGATCCTGAGGAGAACCTGGAAGGCAGGATATGTGTGAAGCATGATCAACCTCTGGAGCTGTTCTGTAAGACCGATCAGACATGTGTCTGCATGCTCTGCTCTGTTATAGACCACAAGACACATGCGTTTGTTCCTTTGAGAGAAGAATATGAAGGAAAGAAGGCAGAACTGGGGAAGACTGAGACTGAAATTCAACGAATGATCACGAAGAGACGAATGAAGATTTGGAACATCAAAGAGTCAGTGAAGAAGAGTAAAGATGCTGCAGgcagagagaaagcaaaaggTGTTCAGGTCTTCACTGCTCTGAGGAAGACTCTCAGGAGATATTTGAAAAAGTTCATAAAGGAGATTGAAGAGAAACAAGAAACAACAGAGAAACAGGCTGAAGGTTTCATCAAAGATCTGGAACAGGAAATCTCTGAGCTGTCGAAGAGAAGCTCTGaggtggagcagctctcacactCTAAAgatcacctccacctcctccaaagcTTCTCATCCCTGAAAGCTGCTCCAACCACCAAGGACTGGACAGAGGTCAGTATCCATCCACCATCATATGAGGGCACTGTGGTGAGAGCTGTTGGTCGGCTGAAGGAGACACTCAGTAAAGACATGAAGAAGCTGTTTgaggctgagctgaagaggGTCCAGCAGTATGCAGTGGATGTGACTCTTGATCCTGATACAGCACATCCTTATCTCATCCTGTCTGATGATGGAAAACAAGTACACTGTGGTGAAGAGGAGAATGATCGTCCAGACAACCCAGAGAGATTTTCTGCGGAGCGTCTTGTTTTAGGAAAGCAGAGTTTCTCTTCAGGCAGATTTTACTTTGAGGTTCAGGTTAAAGAAAAGCCTGACTGGGTTTTAGGAGTGGCCAGGGAGTCAGTCAACAGGAAGGAAGTCATCACACCGAGTCCTGCGAATGGTCTCTGGACAGTAGGAGTATATGAAAACATTTGTGGAGCTCTTGAAGATCCTACAGTCCCACTCTCTCTTCAGCGTGGTTCTGAGAAGGTTGGGGTGTTTGTGGATTATGAGGAGGGTCTGGTCTCCTTTTATGATGTAGATGATGTAGATGTGATCTACTCCTTTACTGGCTGGTGCTTCACTGAGAAACTCTACCCATTGTTCTGTCCCAAAGTTAAtgttgataatgatgatgagaaCAGTTGTGGTAAAAAATTTAAACCTCTGATCATCTGTCCTGTCAATCAGTCAGTCTGA
- the LOC116320910 gene encoding E3 ubiquitin-protein ligase TRIM39-like, which translates to MSAASCLLSEAQFLCSICLDVFTDPVSTPCGHNFCKNCISHHWDISYRCKCPMCNKLFRMRPELHINTFISEMVSQFRREAQQKVSSSSSEQQAAKPGEVPCDICTGTKLKALKSCLVCLASYCQTHLQPHLTASCLKGHQLIDPEAKLEGRICVKHDKPLELFCKTDQTCVCMLCSVIDHKTHEFVSLREEYEGKKAELGKTEAEIQQMVQRRRLKIQEIKESVKMSKDAADREKAEGVQVFTALKESVDRRLNELIKEIEDKQESTEKQAEGFIKDLKQEISELMKRSSEVEQLSRSKDHLHLLQSFSSLKAAPTTKDWTEVSIHPPSYEGTVVRALVRAVGQLKATLDEEFEDLFEAELKRVQQYAMDVTLDPDTAHPNLILPHDGKQVHCGDEEKSLPDNPERFSMFLCVLGKQSFSSGRFYFEVLVKEKTDWALGVARESVNRKEDITLSPEKGYWTIAIYENICVALEDSEVRLPLHSGLEKVGVFVDYEAGLVSFYDVDDASLIYSFTCCSFTEKLYPFFCPGDNDDGKNSAPLIICPVNQSV; encoded by the coding sequence ATGTCTGCTGCCAGCTGTCTTCTATCTGAAGCTCAGTTTCTGTGCTCCATCTGTCTGGATGTCTTCACTGATCCAGTCTCCACACCATGTGGACACAActtctgcaaaaactgcatCAGTCATCACTGGGATATCAGCTACAGGTGTAAGTGTCCCATGTGTAACAAGTTGTTCAGGATGAGACCTGAGCTGCACATCAACACTTTCATCTCTGAGATGGTTTCTCAGTTCAGACGTGAAGCTCAGCAGaaagtcagcagcagcagctcagagcaaCAAGCTGCCAAACCAGGAGAAGTTCCCTGTGACATCTGCACTGGAACCAAACTGAAGGCCCTGAAGTCCTGCCTGGTGTGTCTGGCCTCCTACTGTCAGACTCACCTGCAGCCTCATCTGACAGCTTCATGTCTGAAGGGACATCAGCTGATCGATCCTGAGGCGAAGCTGGAAGGCAGGATATGTGTGAAGCACGATAAACCTCTGGAGCTGTTCTGTAAGACCGATCAGACATGTGTCTGCATGCTCTGCTCTGTTATAGACCACAAGACTCATGAGTTTGTTTCTCTGAGAGAAGAATATGAAGGAAAGAAGGCAGAACTGGGGAAGACTGAGGCTGAAATTCAACAGATGGTCCAGAGGAGACGACTGAAAATTCAGGAGATCAAAGAGTCAGTGAAGATGAGTAaagatgctgcagacagagagaaagcagaAGGTGTTCAGGTCTTCACTGCTCTGAAGGAGTCTGTTGACAGACGTCTGAATGAGCTCATAAAGGAGATTGAAGACAAACAAGAATCAACAGAGAAACAGGCTGAAGGTTTCATCAAAGATCTGAAACAGGAAATCTCTGAGCTGATGAAGAGAAGCTCTGaggtggagcagctctcacGTTCTAAAgatcacctccacctcctccaaagcTTCTCATCCCTGAAAGCTGCTCCAACCACCAAGGACTGGACAGAGGTCAGTATCCATCCACCATCATATGAGGGGACTGTGGTGAGAGCTTTGGTGAGAGCTGTGGGTCAACTGAAGGCAACACTTGATGAAGAGTTTGAAGACTTGTTTGAGGCTGAGCTAAAGAGGGTCCAGCAGTATGCAATGGATGTGACTCTTGATCCTGATACAGCACATCCTAATCTCATTCTGCCTCATGATGGAAAACAAGTACACTGTGGTGATGAAGAGAAGAGTCTTCCAGACAACCCAGAGAGATTTTCtatgtttctttgtgttttaggAAAACAGAGTTTCTCTTCAGGTAGATTTTACTTTGAGGTTCTTGTTAAAGAAAAGACTGACTGGGCTTTAGGAGTGGCCAGAGAGTCAGTCAACAGGAAGGAAGACATCACATTGAGTCCTGAGAAAGGTTACTGGACTATAGCGATATATGAAAATATTTGTGTAGCTCTTGAGGATTCTGAAGTCCGTCTCCCTCTTCACTCTGGTCTTGAGAAGGTGGGGGTGTTTGTGGATTATGAGGCGGGCCTGGTCTCCTTTTATGATGTAGATGATGCATCTCTCATCTACTCCTTTACCTGCTGCTCCTTCACTGAGAAACTCTACCCATTCTTCTGCCCAGGTGATAATGATGATGGTAAAAACTCTGCACCTCTGATCATCTGTCCTGTCAATCAATCAgtctga
- the LOC116320911 gene encoding zinc finger protein RFP-like has protein sequence MSAASCLLSKDRFLCSICWDVFTDPVSTPCGHNFCKNCISQHWDISERFECPMCKKVFETRPELHINSFISDMVSQFRREAQQKVSNSNSEQQAAKPGEVPCDICTGIKLKALKSCLVCLASYCHTHLQPHLTMKGLKRHQLIDPEENLEGRICIKHDNPLELYCKTDQTCVCMVCCVFDHKTHEFVPLREEYEGKKAELVKTEAEIQQMIIKRLLKIRKIKKSVKMSKDAADRKKAEGVQVFTALKESVDRRLNEFIKDIEDKQESTEKQAEGFIKDLEQEISELMKRSSEVEQLSRSKDHLHLLQRFSSLKADPATKDWTEVRFHPPSYEGTVVRAGVRAVSQLKETLNKEMKKLFEAELKRVQQYAVDVTLDPNTAHPKLILSDDGKQVHCGEEEKDLSDNPERFSEFPIVLGKQSFSSGRFYFEVQVKDKTKLMLGVVTETVNRKEKFTVELNRTKGYWIVGVYENKYIALEDLPVCLSLQSDPEKVGVFVDYEEGLVSFHDVDDAALIYSFTGCSFTEKLYPFFCLWNVDDDGKNSTPLIICPVMMGDGDEDDDDDDDDHDK, from the coding sequence ATGTCTGCTGCCAGCTGTCTTCTATCGAAAGATCGATTTCTGTGCTCCATCTGTTGGGATGTCTTCACTGATCCAGTCTCCACACCATGTGGACACAActtctgcaaaaactgcatCAGTCAACACTGGGATATTAGTGAGAGGTTTGAGTGCCCCATGTGTAAAAAGGTGTTTGAGACCAGACCTGAGCTGCACATCAACAGTTTCATCTCTGACATGGTTTCTCAGTTCAGACGTGAAGCTCAGCAGAAAGTCAGCAACAGCAACTCAGAGCAACAAGCTGCCAAACCAGGAGAAGTTCCCTGTGACATCTGCACTGGAATCAAACTGAAGGCCCTGAAGTCCTGCCTGGTGTGTCTGGCCTCCTACTGTCACACTCACCTGCAGCCTCATCTGACAATGAAAGGTCTGAAAAGACATCAGCTGATCGATCCTGAGGAGAACCTGGAAGGCAGGATATGTATAAAGCACGATAATCCTCTGGAATTGTATTGTAAGACTGATCAGACATGTGTCTGCATGGTCTGCTGTGTTTTTGACCACAAGACTCATGAGTTTGTTCCTCTGAGAGAAGAATATGAAGGAAAGAAGGCAGAACTGGTCAAGACTGAAGCTGAAATTCAACAGATGATTATAAAGAGACTACTTAAGATTCGAAAGATCAAAAAGTCAGTGAAGATGAGTAAAGATgctgcagacagaaagaaagcagaAGGTGTTCAGGTCTTCACTGCTCTGAAGGAGTCTGTTGACAGACGTCTGAATGAGTTCATAAAGGACATCGAAGATAAACAAGAATCTACAGAGAAACAGGCTGAAGGTTTCATCAAAGATCTGGAACAGGAAATCTCTGAGCTGATGAAGAGAAGCTCTGaggtggagcagctctcacGCTCTAaagaccacctccacctcctccaaagATTCTCATCCCTGAAAGCTGATCCAGCCACCAAAGACTGGACAGAGGTCAGATTCCATCCACCATCATATGAGGGGACTGTGGTGAGAGCTGGGGTGAGAGCTGTTAGTCAACTGAAGGAGACACtcaataaagaaatgaagaagctctttgaggctgagctgaagaggGTCCAGCAGTATGCAGTGGATGTGACTCTTGATCCTAATACAGCACATCCGAAACTCATCCTGTCTGATGATGGAAAACAAGTACACTGTGGTGAAGAGGAGAAGGATCTTTCAGACAACCCAGAGAGATTTTCTGAATTTCCCATTGTTTTAGGAAAGCAGAGTTTCTCTTCGGGCagattttactttgaagttCAAGTAAAAGACAAGACCAAATTGATGTTAGGAGTGGTCACAGAGACAGTCAACAGGAAGGAAAAATTCACGGTTGAACTGAACCGAACGAAAGGTTACTGGATTGTAGGAgtatatgaaaataaatatatagctCTTGAGGACCTTCCAGTCTGTCTTTCCCTTCAGTCAGATCCTGAGAAGGTGGGGGTGTTTGTGGATTATGAGGAGGGTCTGGTCTCCTTTCATGATGTAGATGATGCAGCTCTTATCTACTCCTTTACTGGCTGCTCCTTCACTGAGAAACTCTACCCATTCTTCTGTCTCTGGAATGTTGATGATGATGGTAAAAACTCTACACCTCTGATCATCTGTCCTGTGATGATGGGTGAtggtgatgaggatgatgatgatgatgacgatgaccATGATAAGTGA